The proteins below come from a single Pseudochaenichthys georgianus chromosome 14, fPseGeo1.2, whole genome shotgun sequence genomic window:
- the cct6a gene encoding T-complex protein 1 subunit zeta, producing MSAVKSLNPKAEVARAQAALAVNISAARGLQDVLKSNLGPKGTMKMLVSGAGDIKLTKDGNVLLHEMQIQHPTASLIAKVATAQDDITGDGTTSNVLIIGEMLKQADMYVSEGLHPRIIAEGFESAKEKALALLEDLKVTKEMDRETLIHVARTSLRTKVYAELADLLTEAVVDAVLAITKPNEPIDLYMVEIMEMKHKTDCDTQLIRGLVLDHGARHPDMKKRVEDAYILTCNLSLEYEKTEVNSGFFYKSAGEREKLVAAERKFIEDRVQKIISFKNKVCPNGEKGFVVINQKGIDPFSLDTLAKEGIVALRRAKRRNMERLTLACGGIAMNSIEDLTPECLGHAGLVYEHTLGEEKYTFIEDCSNPRSVTLLVKGPNKHTLTQIKDAVRDGLRAVKNAIEDGCVVPGAGAFEVAVADGLVKHKPNVKGRAQLGVQAFADALLVIPKVLAVNSGYDPQETLLKLQTEYKESGQCVGVDLSTGEPMVAGEAGVWDNYSVKKQLLHSCTVIASNILLVDEIMRAGMSSLKG from the exons ATGTCTGCCGTTAAATCTCTGAACCCGAAAGCGGAGGTGGCCCGGGCCCAGGCCGCACTGGCGGTTAACATCAGTGCCGCCCGGGGGCTCCAGGATGTGCTGAAAAGTAACCTGGGACCGAAGGGGACCATGAAAAT GTTGGTGTCTGGCGCAGGAGACATAAAGCTGACCAAAGACGGAAATGTCTTGTTACACGAGATG CAAATTCAGCACCCGACAGCATCCCTCATTGCTAAAGTTGCCACAGCCCAGGACGACATCACAGGAGACGGGACCACCTCAAATGTCCTCATCATCGGCGAGATGCTGAAACAGGCTGACATGTACGTGTCAGAG GGTCTTCATCCCAGAATCATTGCTGAGGGCTTTGAGTCGGCGAAAGAGAAAGCCTTGGCTCTTCTGGAGGACTTGAAGGTGACAAAGGAAATGGACAGAGAGACCCTCATCCACGTAGCTCGCACCTCCCTCAGGACCAAGGTCTACGCAGAGCTGGCCGACCTGCTCACTGAG GCTGTAGTCGATGCTGTGCTGGCCATCACCAAACCTAATGAGCCCATCGACCTGTACATGGTGGAAATCATGGAGATGAAGCACAAGACCGACTGCGACACACA GCTGATCAGAGGTTTGGTGTTGGACCACGGAGCCAGACAcccagacatgaagaagagggtggAGGATGCCTACATTCTGACCTGCAACCTCTCTCTGGAGTACGAAAAGACAGAAGTCAACTCCGGTTTCTTCTACAAGAGCGCCGGGGAGAGGGAGAAGCTTGTGGCTGCAGAGAGGAAGTTCATCGAGGATCGCGTGCAGAAAATAATCAGCTTCAAGAACAAAGTCTGTCCCAATGGAGAGAAGGGGTTCGTCGTCATTAACCAGAAG GGCATCGACCCGTTCTCCCTGGACACCCTCGCCAAGGAAGGCATCGTGGCCCTGCGCCGGGCGAAGAGAAGGAACATGGAGAG GCTGACCCTCGCTTGCGGTGGCATTGCCATGAATTCAATTGAGGACCTCACACCCGAGTGCTTGGGACACGCTGGGTTGGTTTATGAACACACACTG GGAGAGGAGAAGTACACATTCATCGAGGACTGTAGCAACCCCCGCTCCGTCACCCTGCTGGTGAAGGGACCCAACAAACACACCCTCACACAGATCAAAGATGCTGTCAGGGATGGTCTGCGGGCCGTCAAGAACGCCATTGAAGATG GTTGCGTGGTGCCTGGCGCCGGTGCTTTCGAGGTGGCTGTGGCCGACGGTCTGGTGAAACACAAGCCCAACGTGAAGGGCAGAGCCCAGCTGGGAGTCCAGGCATTTGCAGATGCTCTCCTAGTCATCCCCAAG GTTTTGGCCGTGAACTCTGGCTACGACCCCCAGGAAACCCTCCTGAAGCTGCAGACAGAGTACAAAGAGTCTGGGCAGTGTGTTGGAGTGGACCTCAGCACAG GGGAACCCATGGTGGCAGGAGAAGCAGGCGTTTGGGATAATTACAGTGTAAAGAAACAGCTTCTCCATTCATG CACGGTCATTGCCAGCAACATCCTGCTGGTGGATGAGATCATGAGAGCTGGAATGTCTTCTCTGAAAGGTTAA
- the sumf2 gene encoding inactive C-alpha-formylglycine-generating enzyme 2 isoform X2 — protein MNAKVLFVISAVFSLAAAAGEMVNISKGKMVMGTSAADGRDGEAPVKEVKVKPFKMDKYPVTNTDFRDFVRAQKYKTEAETFGWSFVFQDFVSEELKSKVTQKIESAPWWLPIDRVFWRQPAGPGSGIRERLSFPVVQVSWNDAQAFCRWKGKRLPTEEEWEWAARGGLQGRIFPWGNKFQANRTNLWQGSFPDGDTAEDGYHGVSPVTAFPPQNSYGLYDMMGNTWEWTSTPFPAAQPHFVLRGGSWIDTLDGSANHKARITTRMGNTPDSASDNLGFRCADGEKQGKKKDKAEL, from the exons ATGAACGCCAAAGTATTATTCGTCATATCTGCGGTCTTTTCACTGGCAGCTGCGG CGGGTGAGATGGTGAATATATCCAAAGGAAAGATGGTAATGGGAACCAGTGCAGCTGATGGGAGAGATGGAGAGGCGCCCGTCAAGGAGGTTAAAGTGAAGCCCTTTAAAATGGACAAATACCCGGTGACAAATACTGATTTCAG AGACTTTGTGAGAGCACAGAAGTACAAAACTGAAGCTGAGACGTTTGGTTGGAGTTTTGTGTTTCAAGACTTTGTGTCAGAAGAGCTGAAGAGCAAAGTCACGCAGAAGATTGAG TCTGCTCCTTGGTGGCTGCCTATTGATCGGGTGTTTTGGAGACAG CCTGCAGGACCTGGTTCAGGCATTCGGGAGCGTCTGAGCTTCCCTGTGGTTCAGGTGAGCTGGAACGATGCTCAGGCGTTCTGCCGCTGGAAGGGCAAGAGACTCCCTACTGAGGAGGAGTGGGAGTGGGCTGCACGAGGGGGGCTGCAAG GTCGGATTTTCCCGTGGGGAAACAAGTTCCAGGCCAACCGTACCAACCTGTGGCAG GGATCCTTTCCAGACGGAGACACGGCAGAGGACGGTTACCATGGCGTCTCTCCTGTCACAGCATTTCCTCCTCAGAACAGTTATG GGCTGTATGACATGATGGGGAACACTTGGGAATGGACCTCCACACCCTTTCCTGCAGCACAGCCACATTTTGTCCTGCGAGGCGGCTCCTGGATCGACACGCTGGACGGCTCAGCCAATCATAAGGCGCGAATCACAACAAG gatGGGCAACACTCCGGACTCTGCCTCTGACAACCTGGGATTCAGGTGTGCCGATGGAGAGAAACAAGGGAAGAAGAAAGACAAAGCTGAACTGTAG
- the sumf2 gene encoding inactive C-alpha-formylglycine-generating enzyme 2 isoform X1: MNAKVLFVISAVFSLAAAAAGEMVNISKGKMVMGTSAADGRDGEAPVKEVKVKPFKMDKYPVTNTDFRDFVRAQKYKTEAETFGWSFVFQDFVSEELKSKVTQKIESAPWWLPIDRVFWRQPAGPGSGIRERLSFPVVQVSWNDAQAFCRWKGKRLPTEEEWEWAARGGLQGRIFPWGNKFQANRTNLWQGSFPDGDTAEDGYHGVSPVTAFPPQNSYGLYDMMGNTWEWTSTPFPAAQPHFVLRGGSWIDTLDGSANHKARITTRMGNTPDSASDNLGFRCADGEKQGKKKDKAEL; the protein is encoded by the exons ATGAACGCCAAAGTATTATTCGTCATATCTGCGGTCTTTTCACTGGCAGCTGCGG CAGCGGGTGAGATGGTGAATATATCCAAAGGAAAGATGGTAATGGGAACCAGTGCAGCTGATGGGAGAGATGGAGAGGCGCCCGTCAAGGAGGTTAAAGTGAAGCCCTTTAAAATGGACAAATACCCGGTGACAAATACTGATTTCAG AGACTTTGTGAGAGCACAGAAGTACAAAACTGAAGCTGAGACGTTTGGTTGGAGTTTTGTGTTTCAAGACTTTGTGTCAGAAGAGCTGAAGAGCAAAGTCACGCAGAAGATTGAG TCTGCTCCTTGGTGGCTGCCTATTGATCGGGTGTTTTGGAGACAG CCTGCAGGACCTGGTTCAGGCATTCGGGAGCGTCTGAGCTTCCCTGTGGTTCAGGTGAGCTGGAACGATGCTCAGGCGTTCTGCCGCTGGAAGGGCAAGAGACTCCCTACTGAGGAGGAGTGGGAGTGGGCTGCACGAGGGGGGCTGCAAG GTCGGATTTTCCCGTGGGGAAACAAGTTCCAGGCCAACCGTACCAACCTGTGGCAG GGATCCTTTCCAGACGGAGACACGGCAGAGGACGGTTACCATGGCGTCTCTCCTGTCACAGCATTTCCTCCTCAGAACAGTTATG GGCTGTATGACATGATGGGGAACACTTGGGAATGGACCTCCACACCCTTTCCTGCAGCACAGCCACATTTTGTCCTGCGAGGCGGCTCCTGGATCGACACGCTGGACGGCTCAGCCAATCATAAGGCGCGAATCACAACAAG gatGGGCAACACTCCGGACTCTGCCTCTGACAACCTGGGATTCAGGTGTGCCGATGGAGAGAAACAAGGGAAGAAGAAAGACAAAGCTGAACTGTAG
- the bicdl2l gene encoding bicaudal-D-related protein 2-like — MAIQEKLTMNHAQPFSVLNEQLRPSSNTSTRLYSSLNRMEDRQMGSLSRRNLFYRPTVVPTEPKASLIQTEPKASLIQAEPKASLIQTEPKASLIQTEPKASLIQAEPKASLIQTEPKASLIQTEPKASLIQAEPKASLIQTEPKASLIQTEPKASLIQTEPKASLIQAEPKASLIQAEPKASLTQTEPEDPEEPESTSEDGDQVSDEGTFADLLKNSVLINELSLSDFGEDEPGDEDRRASEEEDQPGELNSEGTGDSESVSLDDEGRRPFQSSYINGALPDLINGGRPLSRRRTLGHVSDTLKEVRREVDLSRRRSIKLKAQVDKLQESREGPGWSQHREKVTEEVQSILKLLRQLTESESSPPEPPRGTNRLDASLAQLQTVACKLALSHNKQFKSGNGKGSEESAILQQALRDRDDAIEKKKAMEDELLRSKTDLMLLNNQLLEAVQKRLEQSLELENWKEDVQQMLHQQLQAQQQAEAEKKPSRLGILRRSNKPPIQRPNNFPMSTPVPPTTNSKQIFVPRSPPPQRHWMDKLRRPKSSRHEPDAVEPQPEGDKGFQVVSLD, encoded by the exons atggccattcaGGAAAAACTG ACCATGAACCATGCTCAGCCTTTCTCAGTCCTGAACGAGCAGCTGAGGCCTTCTTCCAACACCAGCACTCGGCTCTACTCCTCTCTGAACAGAATGGAGGACAGACAGATGGGCTCGCTCAGCCGCAGAAACCTATTTTACCGACCCACAGTCGTGCCAACAGAACCAAAAGCCTCCTTGATCCAAACAGAACCAAAAGCCTCCTTGATCCAAGCAGAACCAAAAGCCTCCTTGATCCAAACAGAACCAAAAGCCTCCTTGATCCAAACAGAACCAAAAGCCTCCTTGATCCAAGCAGAACCAAAAGCCTCCTTGATCCAAACAGAACCAAAAGCCTCCTTGATCCAAACAGAACCAAAAGCCTCCTTGATCCAAGCAGAACCAAAAGCCTCCTTGATCCAAACAGAACCAAAAGCCTCCTTGATCCAAACAGAACCAAAAGCCTCCTTGATCCAAACAGAACCAAAAGCCTCCTTGATCCAAGCAGAACCAAAAGCCTCCTTGATCCAAGCAGAACCAAAAGCCTCCTTGACCCAAACAGAACCAGAAGACCCGGAGGAGCCTGAAAGCACCTCAGAGGACGGAGATCAGGTCTCTGATGAAGGGACTTTTGCAGACCTGTTGAAAAACTCCGTCCTGATCAATGAGTTGAGCTTATCAGATTTTGGAGAAGATGAACCGGGTGATGAGGACAGAAGGGCCTCTGAGGAGGAAGACCAACCAGGGGAGCTGAACTCAGAGGGGACCGGGGACTCAGAGTCAGTGTCCTTGGACGATGAAGGCAGGAGACCTTTTCAGAGCAGCTACATAAATGGAGCTTTACCAGACCTGATCAACGGTGGCAGGCCGCTCAGCAGGCGCCGGACACTGGGACACGTCTCAGACACG CTAAAAGAAGTGCGAAGAGAGGTGGATCTGTCCCGGAGAAGAAGTATCAAGCTGAAGGCACAGGTGGACAAACTCCAGGAGAGCAGAGAGGGGCCGGGATGGAGCCAGCACAGAGAGAAG GTCACAGAGGAGGTTCAGTCAATCCTGAAGCTGCTGCGTCAGCTCACAGAGTCCGAGTCCAGCCCACCTGAACCCCCCCGTGGGACAAACCGTCTAGATGCTTCTCTGGCCCAGCTGCAGACAGTGGCCTGCAAACTGGCATTGAGCCACAACAAACAG TTCAAATCTGGAAATGGAAAAGGATCAGAAGAAAGCGCTATCCTGCAGCAGGCGTTACGGGACAGAGACGACGCCATAGAGAA GAAAAAGGCGATGGAGGATGAGCTGCTGCGAAGTAAAACGGACTTGATGTTGCTGAACAACCAGCTGCTGGAGGCCGTGCAGAAACGCCTGGAGCAGTCACTGGAGCTCGAGAACTGGAAG GAGGATGTCCAGCAGATGCTCCACCAGCAGCTGCAGGCCCAGCAGCAGGCGGAGGCCGAGAAGAAGCCCTCCCGCCTGGGCATCCTGAGGAGGAGCAACAAACCACCCATCCAGCGGCCGAACAACTTCCCCATGTCTACGCCCGTCCCTCCCACAACCAACTCCAAACAAATCTTCGTCCCCAGATCGCCGCCCCCCCAACGCCACTGGATGGACAAGCTGAGGAGGCCGAAGAGCAGCCGCCATGAGCCGGACGCAGTGGAGCCGCAGCCCGAGGGCGACAAAGGTTTCCAGGTCGTTTCACTTGATTAA